The genomic stretch gCTTGATGTGTTTTATATCCCCACTAAGCCTGTTGACCTGCATTGAAATAAGATTGTGTTCTAGGTTGAGGTCAAAAGACTTGTATGGCCTGCATACACATTCAACATATGGtataaattgaattaaactcAGAGAAAGCATTAAATGAGAATTAAAGTAGAACACTGaagaaacaaaagctaaaagttttcatataaatttgtaaaaagcGTGACAAAAGATACAGGCTGGTAGTACTGAGGTGTTGGGGGATTGCTGGTTGTGGTAATCAAGTAATCAAGTATGATGAAAATGTAGAACAGAGGGAGAGAAGCCCCTGCTCTGGTGACTCGGCTGATCATGAGACCATCAATCAGGTGTTTTTAAGGTGATTAatggaagaaaaacataaaaattctaGTTTTATAAATTACACAAATCTCCAGTTTCCTCCAAGATTTCTTAATAATGATGCCTTTTGATTAAtctgaaatagaaaaacaagtgAAATAAGATTTTAGAGAACACAGCTTTTTAGGATATGCCATTTGATGAGGTTGGTTACCTGTGACAGCGAGGAGTCATATTCTAAGCACAAAAGTGTGATCGTCTGCAAAGCCTCATTACTCCAAAACCACAAGAGTAGAAGTAGAACTGATGGAAAAACTTAGTTGATCAAATAAATTGAACCTTTAAAACCTGAATTAACCAGTGCAAAAGTCAAACTCGACGGAATCATTGAAAAGGAAAACCTAAAAagcttttggctttttggaaatAGGAGTGGCACGAAGAGGATAACAATAACAGCCCTGTGTGTAGTGGTTAGCCAtgttgcctcacagcaagaagttTTGAATCCCCACCGGGACCCTTCGGCATGCATGCTCTCCTTGTGCATGCACaggttttcaagttttaatgcacattttgtaTGGAGATCCCAAAATCTGATTTGAAAACATGCACAGCAAGCGACAAATgaatgcaaaagttttgaacgGGGACTTCCAAAATTCTCATAtatgcacatttacatagacttttaattgaaagtgGTCTCTTGAATGAGACTGTGAACGTAGTTTAGGACATTAGTTTCTGCTGGACCAGTATGATTGCCTATAGGTCTTAAAGTTGGATTTTAGTTACAATTTTTGTCTCCTAATCTcttcaaaacaataaatgttaGCTTAATATTTGTAGGCAACCTTCAAGCTTTACAAAGGTCGGAGGTTTGTTTCTTTATCCTAAAGCAATTCCCTGCACAGATGAAGGAAAAAACAATGGcagtaatttttttgtgtttaaaatggagaaaaattGCTGTGAAGCTAAACTACTCTCCAGCTCCTGAAAactattgaaatatttattaccTCTATTACAACACAAAGCCTTTACTCCCACTCCAGCTCACAAGTCAAGTTGAGGGctaacaaacatttgtttttggcaTAATTGAAGGTGAACCGAGCTGTTTAAAGACATACTGAGAGGAAGACTGTGTTTATGCTAATGCCTTGTCAGATAAAGGAGCTAGCAGCTCTTTGACACCATTTATTATTAATAGGACAAGATCACAGAAATGCACAAGATATGAGGCAAACAATGCTGCCTCTGGCAAACAAAGGGGTCTGAGTGAATGCTTCAAATCCAGCTGCATGTGAAAGCAGGGCATGGAGGAAGTGGGTGCATGAAATGacttatttgtttattgatgtttgtgtttgtctcacAATAGTGGCTGTTTGCAAACATGTTTGTAACATGTGTTGCAGCACATGCATGAGGTGACAGGAAAGCAAAAGGTAAAGCGGTATGTTCAAACTCTTTGGAAGCAGAAACATTTTGCAGATATATCTTTTTACCAGTTAATCAGattacatttagatttattcCCATGAGGTAGCAGTTCAGacatttcacacacacaataaaaatacaaagtgtGGTTTTAGGGTActtaataattaatttgttcCTTATAACTAGACAAAACTTAGCTCGATTCCAGCAAGAAACAATCGATGCGTTTTATTTCCATTGTGGTCTAATGTGCTGAGAAgataaaaaagcattaaaaacacactCGTCCAGCTGTACAGTATATTTGATTGTATTAAAGTGGCCATATCCtattatgatatttttcaaattttaatctTACATCGCTataagtaatacatttttatttaaattcttccTTATCCATATCATGAATATATGAGAGTCTGTGACttccattttctgttttctgtcactttttgaaAGTCATGTGACAGCTTCTAAAATCAAAATTCTGGGCATCTTTTTGAGTAttctcatcattttattttatatttgagatCAAAATGACCTGAAACTGGTGTGTGGTCTTTTAACTGACAGATGACCGCAAGATCCCGGCCTTCCTTTGCCTGTTTCAATGAGTGTCAGGCTTGCTTGTAGCTGCGGTTTGCCCATTTTGGAGGAGGCCGGGGTTCGTTGACGCCAAAATGCCATTGACCACTGGAGCAGAagaacttcttttttcaaaccGGCTCCACACAAATCAGTGGGTGATGTTGCACCTCCTTTGTTCATCTGTAACAGAGGGGGAAAGTACGGCGCTGCAAGAACCAAAACCAATGGtatagtgtttttgtgttggcAGAAAAGGATtgtgtttggcaaaaaaaaaaaaaaaaatcctgtactACACAATGTAACTTTGTGTGTAGGCTGCACTGTGAAGCtataaactgttttcttttgtgcatTCTGTGCtctactttataaaataaaacaattaaaaaaccacAAGGCGGAAATTCTCACCGTAGCAAAACAGACCCAGTGGCAGCATTAAGTCGTGCAAGTGATATCATTATTCTCTGTGTCCTGCGCCGAGGAGGCAAGTGAGGTCACAATGTTTGGGGAGTAATCTCTTtgtatgcgtgtgtgtgtttgtgtgtacacGTATTTCTGTTGTACTGGTTGTGAGTCTGTGTGCTCAAGTGCAGGATTAGCGTGCCTCTCCAGTTCTCTGGCTGTAATCGGACAGGACACTGGCTCCATGACGGCCTGAGACCCCCACCGCCTCCCACTGTGGGAGTGCCCCCGTGCCTTTCACTCTTTCATGACAGTCTTGGGGCTGTTTTCATTTGTctacttttctttaaccaaagtgataaatgataaataagtGATAAGTGATAAATAAATTGGATCTTCGTTTGTGCTCTGTCCTTGGATTTCATTAATATTTCTCTTGCTTGTATCACTTGCTTTCCAGACTTTGTAAAAGTCCCTTAACTCGCACAAAAGTCCGTCAGAGAAGGAAAGCCGCGGCAGTTTGACGGTTTGGAGGTCTTCAGATAAACGGCCTTCAGTGATCAGGTTAGTCTGAGCCCTCTGACCCAGGACTAGTCAGTCTGCTGTTAGTTTGACCCTTAACCTCGCCCTTTTGTCTTTCAGACTCAACGCCAAGCGCTCCTGactctaacacacacacatacacacacacttccCTACTTGCCCTATTATCCTTGACAGCCCTTATGCTCATATTAAGATctacttcagtgatttcagggCTGTTTCAGCTATAAACTCTCATTTAGAGGGAAATTAGTTTGGGTCGGAGTCTTGTTACTATACCGTCCTTAACAGCATTAGAGCTTTACTTGTGGCTTTTAAATACCAACGAGGATGGATGGAACCATTCAAATAGACTTCCTACTTTGTTACACCATGTGTAATGGCCAAGCATTTAATGCTTTACTTTATTGTATTGCCATTGTGCAGTTCTCTTAGTGGCACAAATGATAATAATTATGGATGGACACATGCTGAAAGAAGGGTTTATGCATCTATGCACCCATCTATTGAAGATAACCCTCACTAAGCCCCACTAAGGCTTTTAAACCAGCTAACTTTAATCTGAACCAGTTGgaggaattaacattttaatatacaTGCTTAGACATAGAAAACTTCCCAAATAGAGATCGCTCACATCTAAGCTTTACGTTGCATTGTGACAGTTGTTTTATGAGGGCGATGCCAGCGGGAGGAACGATGCTGTCGCCCTCATCCCTCCAAAGAGACGGAGCACCATCAGACCAATCGAGATGGACCATAATCAGCTTTTCCAATTATGCTCCATCTCAGACCACTTATTCCGCACAAAATGACATCACTGAGGCTAGACATCACACAAATGCCTCTCAGAGTTTTGCAAGAGACCTCAATTTATACATTCAAACAAATAGTTTGGGCTATaatgaaaaaagcctttttgaaGTCTCGGgtgcctttttaaaaaatccccatTGTTAGAGTGGTCGAGACGCAGCACACTCACAGCAATGCACCCAGAATTTCTGCAACAAAGCATAATTCTGGCGATCAAATAATTTGACAGGACATAACTCAGACTTGGATGAACAGAGATTTTTTACATGTGGAGGCATTATTTAGGAATGCATTCGTATGGGACagtttttgcatgtcatgagaGAGGAGGATGGAATCGTCTGTGTGTGCACGCTCATGTATATAAGTTGGAGAGGCGCAGGGGGGGGGTAATGATAAGCACCACTTAGGCTCTTTGATCAACGGGGTTCATCAATCTGCTGTCTGACCGTCGAGTCTGAGAAAGTCCTCCACTGACGAATCAGAGGTTCTCGCATGCAAGTGCATGAACAAAACTGAGATCTCCATGTGTTCCGCTTCATGGAAAGTCAGTCAGAAAGTTCTGTCACTGTATAAGCATGTTTATAAGGGGCGCAGTCTCCCTTTATGAGCTGGAGGCCCCTGATGTTTCCCCCTCATTCACTCCCCTCCTCTTTCTTGACGAAATCTGCCGGAGACAAAGGGTTAAGGGGGACCAGAGCCTTTGAAGAGCTGCCTGCTTAACCTCTGACCTAATGGTGCATGAGAGACAGAcagaaaggaagaaagaaaaaggtagACCATCTAAAGCTGTGTGATGGAATGCAAATATTTAAGGTGAAAagtcaaaagagaaaaaaacacacttttatgcacaggtttaattttaaaaaataaatgttgaagttgTGAAGTATGCATGAGGGTGCTCTGGAGAAGAGTCATTTGTCCACTATCCCTAAAAACCCCTCCCCTCGCTGGGCAGCAGGTTGTCATTGAAGCGGTCCAGCTGGTGGAGACTTAGGATGCCAAACAACCTGTCAGAGATAAGAGGAGGCGGACAAGGTATGTGGAGAGCACACAAACCGCTCTGGAGCTTTCACTGATGACCAAGGAGTTGGAACAGTTGGGCTCCGACACTTAAGCTTAGAAAGCGTCAGTACGACCTGCTGAACGAGACTTCACTCGTTATCAGGTCCCTCATATTTGTACATGCATTCAACTTGATAAAGTGGACTCCACTTAAAAGACCTTCCACACCAGACCTTCTACAGATACTTTAAATAACCCCCCGGGAATGTTAATGGTTTGTCAGAGAAGAACCACGCAACAATCAATTGACATTCTCTTGAAAAAAATTTATTCCGACTCTGttaataaatttttatttaacagaaaagtagggattttttttattacaattttcaTCACCACTTTGGGATGGAGGATAAAACTGGAGACAAACTCTCACAGCGAAACAACCGTCTTAACAACAAACTAGTATTTACAATTGTACAGTGATAAATACTGGTAACagaaataattctaaaaaaaaacaataaaaccaccCTTGATTTGCAGAGGCAcaaacatccacacacacaaaaatctaatttaaataaaggaatGATGACCTTTTCTCTCATATGGCAAGTCGCTGGAGCATTTAAGGAGAAACATAAGAACGATTTCATGAAATGAACTCTCAGCTTGAGTCATGTTTACAAAACCGACAACATGGAAAAACGCATTGGCTAAACTCTTTTTAACACCAGACTCATGAATaattcacaaacaaacaaaaaatgggcCAATTCACAAACACTGCGCAGTCCGTCATGTCGGAGAGCTGCATGCTCATTGGCCACCTGTCAGAGGACAGAGGAAGCTGATTGGTCGGATGGGGGTGACTGAGAGGACAGTCGTAACAGCTGTGTGACTCTGGATTGTGCACTTACCCAGAATGCAATGCGAACAGTGTTTACAGGTCCTTGAGCCTGTAGCGCGGTTTAAACAAACTGTTTATCTCAGTGGTGCCCCGCCTGCAGCTACCACTGCCTGTTTCGGTGGAAATTAACTCATAGCATCACTGAGCTGACTTGACATCGGTTTTGCATTTACACgggcacacagacacacacacacgttgTTTCTCCTGCACTGAGACTGAGCAGGGAGCTGTGCTTTGCTCCAATAATGAGAAACATGTCTCCCTTGGGCTCTGTTGTGAGAGCTGAGATTATTTTGGTCGGTAAATGTTACTGACTGTCTGACAGTGGTCACAATTTACATCCTTCATAACGCATAAATCGAGGAAGATGGACAGGAAAACAGCGGTTCATGGTAGGGCCTAAAAAGGACTCAAAGTGCAAACATTTGAATGACACAAGTCACAGAGTTTTGCAAAGAGGATAAAATACAATACTAATGTTAGTGATactttgaagacccactccaatcaccttTTGATGTATCATTAAAGTATTccaagagtttgttttttttttcaaatatgattATGCCAGTTGTagccaaaataagaaaaaaaaaactataaagtttcctgcagagcagcattagttcatttgaaatttgcctctgagttgtggatagAACCACAAACCTGCCCCCATTTCCTATCATCTATCTGCTTACAGCCTCTCAACATAACCAGTGGcagacttagcagtttgggggccctaGGCAAACAATAACATTGGGTCCTTTGCAGCGTTTGTActaataatttgtttaaaaaataagtccATTGCATAAGTTATTTACTGGTCCATTTTTAAACATCGTCAATGTCACGATTTCAAATGTTTCCATGTGAATTTAATGggtaaaatcacatttaaatccTAAAGAAATGTATAACTTACTGTTGATGGTATAGTTCATTTCTATACAGGGAcgggggaggaaaaaaaaatttcacaTGCGCAATCATTTCagtaatttgggtttttttatgacaaagttAGATAATAAGGGGTGTGGAAAATAttcaagaatttttttatgtgttcagaTTGGGTTTCCCACAGCATTGGTGGCCCTAGGCAttcgcctacctttgcctaatagTAAGTCTGCCCCTGATCATAACATTgacggtgcaacaaaaatggcgaggaatACAGGAGCTatctagctgtacagttttgagccaaatgccagcCCGGACAAGGAAAACTAAGACGTACATTGAtgtagtcgtctacaagtggatgcatcggaatggagcaaagcagggagcttgtaacCCACTAACCGTAGCACCTACATGactgaaacaaactttttcaaagtgcatttttttttgtctgcttctgatttacaacaaagaaatactcagaaatgtaattataagcttaattttcttaatatgtgtggaagaatgtcacaagaacatgttaaaaatacgtttttcattggagtgggtctttaagcagcAATTATTTACTGACCATTAGGAGCATCCATTCTTTCTGGGTCCAGTCTTCAATGATCCAGTGCTCTTGCAGGAGCAGAGAAACATTATAAACAGATGAAACCTCTTCACACGGCACAGGGTCACACTTTTCACAAGAACTTTACAAAAGTTTTACAGCACTTCCTCCATCCAGAGTGCAGCATCAGCCAGAGGAGCAGGAAAAGAGGAGAGAGGATTTCGATTGAGGTAAAGTTTGTCCTGTGATCGGGTTAGGAGGCTGCACTCCATTCTGGGACTCCACACCTGATGTGTGTGTGGGTCTCCAGGGTGTGATACAGAGGCGGTGAGAGGTTGGCCGTGTAGCGAGGATATTCTCTGAGAGAAGAGCTAAGCTGCCTGTTGTAAATGTTCTGGGAGCTCTGAGGGGAAGGTCCAGAGCTTTGGTAAGGGTCGTGGCCCATATGCTCCCCTAGTGGTGGAGAGCTTTGATGGGTCGTGGCACTGAGTCGAGAGCCCTGAGGGCTGGAGCTGTAGGAAGGATGAGGGGTGTAAGGTGGGTAGGGCTCCATGGGGGTCATGGCGGTGGTGAGTGGGCAGGAGTAGGACCAGGACGCACAGTTAAGTTCGTCTATTCTGGGCTGTGGACTCGCAAACATGCATGCCTGGCGCTGTCCCATATCTGAGCTGTACGGAGAGTCTGTGAGACACAGGGCAGGACTACTGGATATgccagatggaggaggaggaggaggatagGAGGAAGGGTGACAGTAAGATTCATTCCCACTTGGTGAGCCAGAATTAAAGGTTTTCTTGTATGCGTGTTGGAGGTTTCTTGATGAGCAGTTCTCTTCTGCTGCAGAGACAGAAAATACTGCGTTAAACTCAAGGGAACTGAGAgttataagtttaaaaaaaacacagaaaaatacaattgtttGGAGAATTTTATCAGGAGCTCTGTCTTCCCCTTTGGTTACCGgtgggagccatctccagagtactgaagacactacatctcccagcaaccccagctcACACTCCCCAGATGatgctcagctgactctcattgcCAATTACCTAGAGGACACTTAAAGACTGCACAGAGCAcacactcagtgcgaagtattgtttgtgctaaccagcctgcattactgagtgGTTCATTCAGGACATGATCTCCTgttttctgaccctgcttcatctctgaCTGCTTGCTGCTTGCCCTGACCTTTGCCTGCACCCTAACCACTCTAGTCttttcttggatgatcccatgcttatgattgacctctgcctatCTGATCCTGATCTAGCTTTGTGAACTTTAACAACTCAATCCAACTCAGAATTTAAGAGCACTATCACCAAACCCACAAAAAACACCCTGTACACAGTGATCTATGATCAAAAGTTCCCAAAGAGGAATACTTAAAAACATTAAGTGTCATTGATTTATTGAGCCCTATGGCCATATCtattaattaaataatcttGTATTCTAGCTTCAAATTTGTTACTTTGAGTGAGAATTTTTTATATCTTCACTACATCCGTTCCATAACTGAATCCCTCTTGTAGAAATAGAGTACCTTTGTTTACACCCACTGCAATTTAgagtcaaaatgaaaacattttataagaCCAGTTAAACCAACAGTGTTCTGGCTCATGATTGCTGCACCACAGTGGTGCGGTGAAGCAATAAAATGATGGAGGGTGGAGAGTGAGACAAACCAAAGTaaccaaaaaaactgtaaaattgaaaacatgaaggaaaaacCCCCAATATATCACTAATATTGTCTAGAAAACAATAATTTGAGTGGATAAATATGACATATTTCTCTAATAAAACAATTCCAgatttatggtgtttttaagcaaagcttgtgaaaatcctgaataaaacaagtcaaatttTGAACAAACTATTTTTGATCAATATATCTATTCCATTGGGTCTTTTCcattctttctttaaaattatttgtgaCAACATACATTATGCTCTCGCCAAGCATATTGCAGAAATGGCATCTAACATGTCTTGGTAGAATCACCCTTTCACAAATGGATGCACatgcaaataaataatgcaTGAAGTTATTAAACCACTGCCTACGTAGATCTACTGTTAATTAGATTTGCaaactcaaagtaaaaaattgCCTAgattgggagaaaaaaaataaatatcttaatattttctttctttgtgttatttaaatatttttgtgaataaacGTTATAACCTTGCATGACTGAACCTCctgaaatgtattattttcttCATACTGAAATGATTGAACATCTAATCCTGTCTGATTTGACTCAAAGAAATATGTATCGTTCATTCTAAGTGTATTTCCTTTCTATTATAATTGTtttatctgtattttattttcttgtgttgatGCCTTTTGGCCCAGGTCTTCCTTgaaaaaagagatctaatctcattgggatttcctggtaaaataaaggttaaataaaattaaaaaaagtcttgcACAAATGTCATGCTCCCACCTTTCCTCTTGCTGCAGTTGTAAGCTTGTGGCTGCTGGCCGGGCTGCAGGTGTGGATGAGGCAGGGTGTAGTGTGTGGGTGGAGCGCCCAGCAGCTCCTGAGGACTGGTACTGTTCAAGCTGTTCTCACAGCTGTAGGGGGACCCAGCAGTCTCCGGGGAGCCCCGCAGAGCCTGACTCTCCCCACTTGAGAGGATCCCTGTGGAGCAGGATCTCTGACGGACAGTGCTGCGAGGAACCACAGGGTAATCCTTTCTGCATCAGAACCAGAAGGCGCATTTAGGCATTGCACCAGAAGCAACAGTTTGCATTTGACCCAATAATTGGTACGTGACTGTCTTTGTCACACTGCTACAGTGTTTATTTGCGACCATTACTGAATTGTGCTCAGCTGAAATACTTGTGTTCTtgctgttttcccttttttccttcatgtcTACTTAGATCCTCTCCATCCTTTCAGCTCTGATTTCTGTCTGCACTCGCTGCCCTCTTGGTGAACTTTGTGGTATGTAAGAGACAGCGGGCCACATCTCCCTGACTCCTGCAGAGATATACACGCATGCATGCACGCACACAACCAGAGCTGTTGTAAGATAATTCAccactctaaaaataaacatccatCCGTGTGTCACTTCAGATACACTCTCTTCTTCTCTCCTCTcctcagcaacaaaaaaagaggaggcTAAGTTTAAAGTCATCCTCTCCCCCTCCTCTCTTTTTTACTTCCTCCTCTATTAAACAGCACCACCTAAAAAGCTTAAACCATGCAAATAGACAAGGACTTGCATTGTTGTGAAGATTTTGGGCATTCAGTTTGAGATCAACCTTCGGGTGGCAAAGCCTCAGATCTGTTTAGACCACTCGAGCAAACCTTCATGTCTTTGACCATATGTACCCCATCATAACAACCTTCCCCACAAGCCGAAGCGAGCCGAGGTAGaggaataaaaatagaataccATAAATGCtcttgcacacacacacaattaaaacatgcatttacaaGCCTGAACTCACCCTTGAAGCTTGGCCATGCGGTGCAGCTCATTGTCATCACTGCCTCTGAAGCCTTTAGCAAAAGGATTGTTCTCTATCTTCAACTGTGTGATCTAATGAGAAAGCATAAAAAGGCCAGATAGTGAAGTTTCATACACCCATATTAGAGGattaaaagacacatttatttgttaattgGCTGAATCATAAGTTTACGATCAGTCAGAGATGTTAAAAGCAGCCCCGCTGCAGCTCCGCATGTTCCACATTCCTCAGCCGCTGATGCTTCTAGCCGAGCAGGACGGAGTTCTCACCCACTTACACAGAATAAACTGTTTACCTAAACAGTCGCCGGGTTTAAGGGTTTCAGGCCAAAGCTTTTAGAGGTCCAAGGCTTTGAGCTTTGATGTTAAagattcaaacttttctttgtgatgTCATGGAGATAAACCTTCACGTTTTGAGGGATTTCATGTGGCCGAGGACCAGCTTCACTCTGCAGCAAAGGATCATCCAAACAAACTTTCAAAGAGCTGAAAAAACACTCGTGGTGGCCAACACCGCACAGCCTGAAAAGCTCCAATCTGAACCAAAAGAAATACTACGAGTATATCCAAGTACTAATAGTTTTGGATTTC from Oryzias melastigma strain HK-1 linkage group LG9, ASM292280v2, whole genome shotgun sequence encodes the following:
- the LOC112147997 gene encoding T-box transcription factor TBX5 isoform X1, translating into MHVCLFVCLFAWARQWDMANGGEQFGLAEHPDPGCVDSPEEPKQENPSLTLSNSPQTASSQQGMGSIKVVLHDRELWTKFDEVGTEMIITKAGRRMFPSYKVKVIGLNPKTKYILLMDIVPGDDHRYKFADNKWSITGKAEPAMPGRLYVHPDSPATGAHWSRQLVSFQKLKLTNNHLDPFGHIILNSMHKYQPRLHIVKADENNGFGSKNTAFCTHVFPETAFIAVTSYQNHKITQLKIENNPFAKGFRGSDDNELHRMAKLQGKDYPVVPRSTVRQRSCSTGILSSGESQALRGSPETAGSPYSCENSLNSTSPQELLGAPPTHYTLPHPHLQPGQQPQAYNCSKRKAEENCSSRNLQHAYKKTFNSGSPSGNESYCHPSSYPPPPPPSGISSSPALCLTDSPYSSDMGQRQACMFASPQPRIDELNCASWSYSCPLTTAMTPMEPYPPYTPHPSYSSSPQGSRLSATTHQSSPPLGEHMGHDPYQSSGPSPQSSQNIYNRQLSSSLREYPRYTANLSPPLYHTLETHTHIRCGVPEWSAAS
- the LOC112147997 gene encoding T-box transcription factor TBX5 isoform X3, with amino-acid sequence MANGGEQFGLAEHPDPGCVDSPEEPKQENPSLTLSNSPQTASSQQGMGSIKVVLHDRELWTKFDEVGTEMIITKAGRRMFPSYKVKVIGLNPKTKYILLMDIVPGDDHRYKFADNKWSITGKAEPAMPGRLYVHPDSPATGAHWSRQLVSFQKLKLTNNHLDPFGHIILNSMHKYQPRLHIVKADENNGFGSKNTAFCTHVFPETAFIAVTSYQNHKITQLKIENNPFAKGFRGSDDNELHRMAKLQGKDYPVVPRSTVRQRSCSTGILSSGESQALRGSPETAGSPYSCENSLNSTSPQELLGAPPTHYTLPHPHLQPGQQPQAYNCSKRKAEENCSSRNLQHAYKKTFNSGSPSGNESYCHPSSYPPPPPPSGISSSPALCLTDSPYSSDMGQRQACMFASPQPRIDELNCASWSYSCPLTTAMTPMEPYPPYTPHPSYSSSPQGSRLSATTHQSSPPLGEHMGHDPYQSSGPSPQSSQNIYNRQLSSSLREYPRYTANLSPPLYHTLETHTHIRCGVPEWSAAS
- the LOC112147997 gene encoding T-box transcription factor TBX5 isoform X2, which encodes MHVCLFVCLFAWARQWDMANGGEQFGLAEHPDPGCVDSPEEPKQENPSLTLSNSPQTASSQQGMGSIKVVLHDRELWTKFDEVGTEMIITKAGRRMFPSYKVKVIGLNPKTKYILLMDIVPGDDHRYKFADNKWSITGKAEPAMPGRLYVHPDSPATGAHWSRQLVSFQKLKLTNNHLDPFGHIILNSMHKYQPRLHIVKADENNGFGSKNTAFCTHVFPETAFIAVTSYQNHKITQLKIENNPFAKGFRGSDDNELHRMAKLQGKDYPVVPRSTVRQRSCSTGILSSGESQALRGSPETAGSPYSCENSLNSTSPQELLGAPPTHYTLPHPHLQPGQQPQAYNCSKRKEENCSSRNLQHAYKKTFNSGSPSGNESYCHPSSYPPPPPPSGISSSPALCLTDSPYSSDMGQRQACMFASPQPRIDELNCASWSYSCPLTTAMTPMEPYPPYTPHPSYSSSPQGSRLSATTHQSSPPLGEHMGHDPYQSSGPSPQSSQNIYNRQLSSSLREYPRYTANLSPPLYHTLETHTHIRCGVPEWSAAS